Proteins from a genomic interval of Undibacterium parvum:
- a CDS encoding DUF484 family protein, translating to MNSNDIAEYLSNNPHFFEEHAELLAKVKLSSPLLGRAISLQERQMEVVREKHKLLELRLSELMRLAQENDAITSKFQLWTRSLLLARNDIDLPHVLTQGLQEIFSLPYATLRLWQVSDEVTHTWFAQASSEDVQLFAKGLSAPFCGKNQDFEAASWIESEQKILSVAMLPLRLSEHAPTFGLLVLGSPDEARFTKAMATDFLAKIADTSSAALACMLD from the coding sequence ATGAATTCCAATGACATCGCTGAGTATCTAAGCAATAACCCGCATTTTTTTGAAGAACACGCTGAACTTCTCGCCAAAGTCAAACTCAGTAGCCCACTGCTTGGTCGCGCCATTTCTCTGCAAGAGCGCCAAATGGAAGTGGTACGTGAAAAACATAAATTACTAGAATTACGCCTTTCTGAACTAATGCGGCTAGCACAAGAGAATGATGCCATCACCTCGAAATTTCAACTCTGGACCCGCTCACTGCTATTGGCCCGCAATGACATCGACCTACCACATGTATTAACCCAGGGCTTGCAAGAGATTTTTTCTTTGCCCTACGCCACGCTACGCTTATGGCAGGTCTCAGATGAGGTCACGCACACTTGGTTCGCACAGGCCAGCTCTGAAGATGTGCAATTGTTCGCTAAGGGATTGAGCGCCCCATTTTGTGGAAAAAATCAAGATTTCGAAGCCGCAAGCTGGATAGAGTCTGAACAAAAAATATTGTCAGTTGCGATGCTGCCTTTGCGTTTGTCAGAACATGCACCGACCTTCGGTTTATTGGTCTTGGGCTCACCAGATGAGGCGCGGTTTACTAAAGCAATGGCTACTGATTTCTTAGCCAAAATCGCTGACACCAGTAGTGCGGCTTTGGCTTGCATGCTAGATTAA
- a CDS encoding tyrosine recombinase XerC → MSQIAQESYLDAYIKVLRTQRSLSPHTISSYQLDLADLVNFADGRDLASLGYSDIRRLTSLRHAEGLNARSIARRLSCWRGFYRWLAEQVSLAANPVDGIKSPKKTKSLPKALGVDDAVRLVSQSHCNEATPSANRAMYELLYSSGLRVSELVDLDVHDIQQSDHTSRGWIDLEQAEVHVTGKGNKQRIVPVGKPALAAVRDWLLLRPTLLKADPHPLFLSERGTRISVRLVQLRLKAYAQSIGIAADVHPHMLRHSFASHVLQSSGDLRAVQEMLGHSSIAATQVYTSLDFQHLAKVYDATHPRAKKSR, encoded by the coding sequence ATGAGTCAGATTGCGCAAGAGAGCTATCTAGATGCCTATATAAAGGTCTTGCGCACCCAACGTAGCTTGTCCCCACACACTATCAGTAGTTATCAACTCGATTTAGCCGATCTGGTGAACTTTGCCGATGGCCGCGATTTGGCCTCACTAGGTTATTCCGACATACGTCGCCTGACATCCTTGCGCCATGCCGAAGGACTAAATGCACGAAGTATTGCGCGTCGACTATCCTGTTGGCGCGGTTTTTATCGCTGGTTGGCCGAGCAAGTTAGCCTAGCCGCAAATCCTGTCGATGGCATTAAGTCGCCCAAGAAAACTAAATCTTTGCCCAAGGCCTTAGGGGTGGATGATGCGGTGCGCCTGGTTTCACAAAGCCACTGCAATGAAGCCACGCCCAGCGCCAATCGCGCCATGTATGAATTATTGTATTCCAGTGGCTTACGGGTCTCAGAACTCGTAGACTTAGATGTGCATGATATTCAGCAAAGCGATCACACCAGTCGCGGATGGATAGATCTGGAACAAGCTGAGGTACATGTGACAGGCAAGGGCAATAAGCAACGCATCGTACCGGTAGGAAAGCCTGCATTAGCCGCAGTACGCGATTGGTTACTATTACGCCCGACGCTGCTCAAGGCCGATCCCCATCCTCTGTTTTTGAGTGAGCGTGGCACCCGTATTTCAGTACGCCTGGTGCAGCTAAGACTAAAAGCCTATGCCCAAAGCATAGGAATTGCGGCAGATGTCCATCCGCATATGTTGCGCCATTCTTTCGCCTCGCATGTACTGCAATCATCAGGCGATTTACGAGCAGTACAGGAAATGTTGGGACATAGTTCTATCGCTGCCACGCAGGTCTACACCTCATTGGATTTTCAGCACTTGGCGAAGGTGTATGACGCCACCCATCCGCGTGCAAAAAAATCAAGATAG
- a CDS encoding STAS domain-containing protein, translating into MGIFSLFGKKNNDLEKKSPEKASAQKTRSKSLNNATPNAQDDEALSQSVMAQRHIARATERKIDAIEFEMSRDMGKPRNIPSQTSFVDTPTLSPVAAPNSLQLDQDSASIEFASTVPATDFLLGQSPDIAASTLTQSESVPVLEEAAILFASGQKEVAEMMLQSAIEEDNLGNAMQTAWYMLFDLHQISNNQAAYEQLSLDYASKFETSPPIWDSAASKARELLNTQTVEVTPNLTFPATLDAEIIKLLERLQSLSKQSQSLKLDFMRVKQVDPIGCGLLLRSLKNLKKTKHELILVGAQDLTEKIRAILEVGRRDETEAPWLLLLEVLQLLHFEKAFEEASIDYCITFEVSPPSFEAPQNRVITATSDIQLVEEVSNRFMMPAIIEGRTDALINQIADHAKTHSAVLLDCSLLERVEFGASAQLLSGLVPIAAKKGITIQFHEVNYLVTCLFNAMGLKNVAAIFPRKH; encoded by the coding sequence GTGGGGATTTTTTCGCTTTTCGGCAAGAAGAATAATGATCTGGAGAAAAAGTCTCCGGAGAAAGCTTCTGCCCAAAAAACAAGATCCAAGAGTCTCAATAACGCCACTCCTAATGCACAGGATGACGAAGCACTGTCACAATCTGTGATGGCGCAAAGACACATTGCCAGGGCTACTGAGCGCAAGATAGACGCGATAGAATTTGAAATGTCGCGCGATATGGGTAAGCCAAGAAACATTCCAAGTCAAACGTCTTTTGTCGATACACCAACACTCAGTCCAGTCGCGGCTCCAAATAGTTTACAGTTAGATCAAGATTCGGCAAGCATAGAATTTGCGAGCACGGTGCCAGCCACCGATTTTCTGCTTGGACAAAGTCCAGATATTGCAGCCTCGACACTGACTCAATCTGAATCGGTACCGGTACTTGAAGAAGCCGCTATTTTGTTTGCCAGCGGGCAAAAAGAAGTGGCCGAGATGATGTTGCAATCAGCCATAGAAGAAGATAACTTAGGTAATGCCATGCAAACAGCATGGTATATGTTGTTTGATTTGCACCAAATTAGTAATAATCAGGCCGCTTATGAACAGCTGTCTTTGGACTACGCCAGTAAATTTGAGACATCTCCACCAATTTGGGATAGCGCAGCCTCAAAGGCGCGTGAGTTACTCAATACACAAACCGTAGAAGTTACTCCAAATCTAACATTTCCGGCAACTCTTGATGCTGAGATAATCAAATTGCTGGAAAGACTGCAAAGTCTGAGCAAACAGAGTCAAAGCTTAAAACTCGACTTTATGCGGGTTAAACAAGTCGATCCTATCGGCTGCGGCTTATTACTACGCAGTTTAAAAAACCTGAAAAAAACTAAGCATGAGTTAATTTTGGTGGGAGCTCAAGACCTCACCGAAAAAATTCGTGCCATTCTTGAAGTTGGCAGACGCGATGAGACCGAAGCGCCTTGGCTTTTATTGCTAGAAGTTTTACAACTATTGCATTTCGAAAAAGCTTTTGAAGAAGCCAGTATCGATTATTGCATCACTTTTGAAGTCTCGCCCCCTTCATTCGAGGCACCACAAAACCGTGTCATCACAGCCACTTCAGATATCCAGTTAGTCGAAGAGGTAAGTAATCGCTTCATGATGCCCGCCATCATCGAAGGCAGGACCGATGCCTTAATCAATCAAATTGCTGATCATGCAAAAACACACAGCGCAGTTTTGCTTGATTGCTCGCTTCTAGAGCGCGTTGAATTTGGCGCCTCTGCACAATTACTCAGTGGCTTAGTGCCGATTGCGGCGAAAAAAGGTATCACCATACAATTTCACGAAGTAAATTACTTAGTGACCTGCCTATTCAATGCAATGGGCCTGAAAAACGTCGCAGCAATTTTCCCACGCAAGCACTAG
- the hslV gene encoding ATP-dependent protease subunit HslV, with protein sequence MEQFHGTTILTVRRGNLVALGGDGQVTLGNIVMKGTARKVRKLYHNKVLAGFAGGTADAFTLIERFEAKLEKHQGNLMRASVELAKDWRTDRMLRRLEAMLLVADRDTTLIITGNGDVLEPNDGIGAIGSGGTFAQSAAIALYENTDLPAIDIVKKSLTIAGQLCIYTNLSHTIETLE encoded by the coding sequence ATGGAACAATTTCATGGCACTACCATACTGACAGTAAGACGTGGCAATCTCGTGGCGCTGGGCGGAGATGGCCAAGTCACCTTGGGCAACATCGTCATGAAGGGCACTGCGCGGAAAGTGCGCAAGCTGTATCACAACAAGGTCTTGGCAGGTTTCGCCGGCGGCACCGCCGACGCCTTCACCTTGATAGAACGGTTTGAAGCCAAACTAGAAAAGCATCAAGGCAATCTGATGCGGGCCTCGGTAGAACTGGCTAAAGACTGGCGCACAGATCGCATGTTACGTCGATTAGAAGCGATGTTACTGGTGGCTGACCGCGACACCACCCTGATTATTACCGGTAATGGCGACGTCTTAGAGCCCAATGACGGCATAGGTGCGATAGGCTCAGGCGGCACATTCGCGCAGTCAGCCGCGATTGCCCTGTATGAAAATACCGACTTACCCGCCATCGATATCGTCAAAAAATCGCTGACCATCGCAGGTCAACTCTGTATCTACACCAACTTATCACACACTATAGAAACGCTGGAATAA
- a CDS encoding CobW family GTP-binding protein — protein sequence MALIPTTILTGFLGAGKTTLLNRILQENHGHKIAVIENEFGQENIDNEILLQDSNEQIIEMNNGCICCTVRGDLIVALGKLIQQKNEGKIDFDRVIIETTGLANPGPVAQTFFVDEEVGMYYMLDAVVTVVDARHAMQTLDEHEEAQRQVGFADKILLSKTDLVDAAQVSVLRQRLSRMNPRASISSIDFGKIAISEVLDLKGFNLNAKLELDPDFLLAEELHQHPHEHEHEECDEHCTHDTHAHEHKHKHNHHQAHHSDDISAFVFKSTQPFNTAKLDEFLGGLVQVFGPRMLRYKGVLLMEGADRKVIFQGVHQIMGTDVAGKWADGELRESKMVFIGKNLPKDIFIQGLSLCLV from the coding sequence ATGGCACTGATACCAACAACCATCTTGACCGGCTTTTTAGGTGCAGGAAAAACTACCCTCCTCAATCGGATATTGCAAGAAAATCACGGCCATAAAATCGCCGTGATCGAAAATGAGTTTGGCCAGGAAAACATAGACAATGAAATTTTGCTTCAAGATAGTAATGAGCAAATCATAGAAATGAATAATGGCTGTATTTGTTGCACAGTACGGGGTGACCTGATCGTGGCCTTGGGTAAATTGATACAGCAAAAAAATGAAGGGAAAATCGATTTTGACCGCGTCATTATCGAAACCACAGGCCTTGCCAATCCAGGCCCGGTTGCGCAAACCTTTTTTGTTGATGAAGAAGTCGGCATGTACTACATGCTAGATGCTGTGGTGACCGTAGTCGATGCGCGTCACGCAATGCAGACGCTCGATGAGCACGAAGAAGCGCAAAGACAAGTTGGATTCGCCGATAAAATTTTGCTATCCAAAACCGATTTAGTGGATGCTGCACAGGTGTCAGTATTGCGTCAACGCCTTAGCCGTATGAACCCACGTGCCAGCATCAGCTCTATAGATTTTGGCAAAATTGCCATTTCCGAAGTGCTGGATTTAAAGGGTTTCAATCTCAATGCAAAACTCGAACTGGATCCGGATTTTTTACTGGCGGAAGAGCTTCACCAACATCCTCATGAGCACGAACACGAAGAGTGTGATGAGCACTGCACTCACGATACTCATGCACACGAGCACAAGCACAAGCACAATCATCATCAAGCCCATCATTCCGACGACATCAGCGCATTTGTGTTTAAAAGTACACAGCCATTCAACACCGCTAAGCTTGATGAATTCTTAGGTGGCTTGGTACAAGTATTCGGGCCGCGTATGTTGCGCTATAAGGGCGTCTTGCTCATGGAGGGCGCCGATCGCAAAGTCATATTCCAAGGTGTGCATCAAATTATGGGTACCGATGTCGCTGGAAAATGGGCGGATGGCGAATTGCGCGAGAGTAAAATGGTGTTTATTGGCAAAAATCTACCAAAAGATATTTTTATTCAAGGATTAAGCCTTTGTTTGGTATAA
- the dapF gene encoding diaminopimelate epimerase: protein MKLKFTKMHGAGNDFIVIDAINQNINFTPTQWKHLADRRFGIGADQILVVEQPVSADVDFRYRIYNADGGEVEQCGNGSRAFVRFVTDKKLTNKNAIRVETMSGIIEPQLQSDGSICVNMGAPILDASKVPFDTFGLNAKTQADDLSWPLSINEKTVFVSAVSMGNPHAVQVVEDSETYPVLLDGPLIEHHPRFPKRVNAGFMQVINPQHIRLRVFERGAGETLACGTGACAAVVTGILRGLLTSPVRVSMHGGELSIDWQGPDHPVFLSGPAVTVFDGEIEI from the coding sequence ATGAAACTTAAATTCACTAAAATGCATGGTGCTGGGAATGACTTTATCGTCATCGATGCCATCAATCAAAACATTAACTTTACGCCGACTCAGTGGAAGCACCTAGCAGACCGGCGATTTGGCATAGGTGCGGATCAAATTTTGGTGGTGGAACAGCCTGTCAGTGCAGATGTCGATTTTCGCTACCGCATCTACAACGCTGATGGCGGTGAAGTCGAGCAATGTGGCAATGGTTCACGTGCATTTGTGCGCTTTGTCACGGATAAAAAACTCACCAACAAAAACGCGATAAGGGTAGAAACCATGTCCGGCATCATAGAACCGCAACTGCAGAGCGACGGCAGTATTTGCGTGAATATGGGCGCCCCTATTCTCGATGCAAGCAAAGTGCCTTTTGATACATTCGGCTTGAACGCGAAAACGCAGGCCGATGATTTATCCTGGCCGCTCAGCATCAATGAAAAAACAGTATTCGTATCCGCCGTTTCTATGGGTAATCCACATGCAGTACAAGTCGTGGAGGATAGTGAAACTTACCCAGTCTTACTAGATGGCCCGTTAATTGAGCATCATCCACGTTTTCCAAAGCGCGTGAATGCGGGTTTCATGCAAGTGATCAATCCTCAGCATATCCGGCTACGCGTCTTCGAACGTGGCGCTGGCGAAACGCTGGCCTGTGGTACCGGCGCTTGCGCTGCGGTCGTAACCGGCATACTGCGCGGTCTACTAACATCACCCGTGCGTGTGTCCATGCATGGCGGTGAATTGTCGATAGACTGGCAGGGGCCTGATCACCCTGTATTTTTAAGCGGCCCTGCTGTGACTGTTTTTGACGGCGAAATCGAGATTTAA
- a CDS encoding Fur family transcriptional regulator, whose translation MKTSRISLIASNTPKLAQMRAQNLLRQAQVRVTDARLQVLNVLLETHSALSHLEIQDALPQLDRVTLYRALDCLTEVGLAHKIPGDDRVFRYSTGNEPQSEHATRGVQHQHAHFKCSLCARIFCLDGEQAASSLKDQLSDTLQTTLAKGFKNHDIELTIKGWCADCSK comes from the coding sequence ATGAAAACCAGTCGCATCAGCCTCATAGCAAGCAACACTCCCAAACTAGCCCAAATGCGCGCGCAGAATTTGCTACGGCAGGCACAAGTACGGGTAACCGATGCTCGATTACAGGTCTTGAATGTATTGCTAGAAACACATAGTGCGCTATCGCATCTGGAGATACAGGACGCCTTACCGCAGCTAGATCGTGTGACCCTGTACCGCGCCCTCGACTGCCTGACCGAAGTTGGACTGGCACACAAAATCCCTGGCGACGACCGAGTATTTCGTTACAGTACTGGCAATGAACCGCAAAGCGAGCATGCGACGCGCGGCGTACAGCATCAACATGCACATTTCAAATGCAGTCTTTGCGCCAGAATATTTTGCCTCGATGGGGAACAAGCCGCTAGTTCACTCAAAGATCAATTAAGTGACACTTTGCAAACCACCCTAGCCAAAGGTTTTAAAAATCACGATATAGAACTGACCATCAAAGGCTGGTGTGCAGATTGCTCCAAATAA
- the dksA gene encoding RNA polymerase-binding protein DksA — protein sequence MATKSPKSTATVSAPAALLTEAEILAMGEQDYMNDAQLAFFKARLQQLEKDLLKNADETTEHLRETVLVPDPADRATIEEEHSLELRTRDRERKLLKKVQQSIASIDAGEYGWCEETGEPIGVPRLVARPTASLSLEAQQRREMKQKLYGD from the coding sequence GTGGCAACTAAATCACCTAAATCGACTGCTACAGTCAGTGCACCCGCAGCCCTACTCACCGAAGCAGAAATTCTTGCTATGGGTGAGCAGGACTATATGAATGATGCCCAATTGGCATTTTTCAAAGCCCGTTTGCAACAGCTTGAAAAAGATTTGCTTAAAAACGCCGACGAAACAACCGAACATCTGCGTGAAACCGTATTGGTACCCGATCCAGCTGATCGCGCCACGATAGAAGAAGAGCATTCTCTGGAATTGCGCACTCGCGATCGTGAACGCAAATTGCTGAAAAAAGTGCAGCAATCCATCGCCAGCATTGATGCCGGCGAATATGGCTGGTGCGAAGAGACCGGTGAACCGATAGGCGTCCCACGCTTGGTTGCTCGTCCGACAGCGAGTTTATCGCTGGAAGCACAGCAAAGACGTGAGATGAAGCAAAAGCTGTATGGCGACTGA
- a CDS encoding methyl-accepting chemotaxis protein, with amino-acid sequence MPPNIKDLIARICASSMPKSRDELINRVMHPCSVLMSKLSLRTKLLCMFGTFIAAIIVLGAYTVSNQNTDLNTARSESQGVELSRQIMLVLIQTQKHRGLVNLKLSGQDTDASLKTLRSELNKSLNQLDTAIELYSEFALANPWKATADELRQLASGKIASNSADNLAQHSRLIAQILSFSNLNNETSGLLFDPVASSYLLMDVAIQKIPVWIENLAILRGMGAGFIKSGNIDFSGKAALISRLDGLRSAIAAATEMDAALKRAGETMSAEQQLALKTSTDFAATVRKNLLGENIEGDASAYFAQASLAIEKTVLLQTHLQNRLNSILSERISALTLQRNLTIFIMLAALFATAYLVFGFYRSFISAMADVGASALSVAKGDLTKQVHIDGKDELAQTGDALEKMNLNLSALVANVRTNSSMVSQLGQILAVGISDMAIRTEQQASSLEQTSASVEDLAATVKKNADSAKSADNLASNVRLIAESSGDIMHAAVESMQGIHTSANKMQEIVSMIDRIAFQTDILALNAAVEASHAGTHGLGFAVVANEVRALAQRTADAARQIRRLIDDAVSKVETGVEQINEVNLTLADIVSGIRNLASNTNSISTASADQSNGLAQISEAIRHLDEITQSNGKMAEEAKHASIDLETRALALTEAVSMFRLRQGTADEAHALVKKATALFHVNGMSTLQRITDDYDHVFADRDMYVFAFNRDGQYLAFAGNAAKLEVNLMTVSGLDGRKLVEDAFALGAVGGWVDYTIVNPVTKKIETKTSYLEPISADIVVGCGVYKSA; translated from the coding sequence ATGCCCCCAAATATCAAAGACCTGATTGCCCGCATTTGTGCCTCATCTATGCCCAAATCCCGGGATGAACTGATAAACCGCGTGATGCACCCTTGCTCGGTCCTGATGAGCAAGTTAAGTCTGCGCACCAAACTGCTCTGCATGTTTGGCACCTTCATCGCCGCCATCATCGTGCTTGGTGCATATACTGTCTCCAACCAAAACACCGACTTGAACACAGCCCGGAGTGAGTCGCAAGGCGTAGAGCTATCGCGCCAAATCATGCTGGTTTTGATACAGACCCAAAAACATAGGGGCTTGGTCAATCTTAAACTTTCAGGACAGGATACCGATGCGAGCTTAAAAACGCTCAGAAGCGAACTTAACAAAAGCCTGAACCAGCTTGATACCGCCATAGAGCTCTACTCAGAATTCGCACTTGCCAACCCTTGGAAAGCGACAGCTGATGAACTACGTCAATTAGCCTCAGGAAAAATCGCTAGCAATAGCGCTGATAATTTGGCACAACATAGCCGCCTGATCGCGCAAATTCTCAGCTTTTCGAATTTAAATAATGAAACCAGTGGCCTCTTATTTGACCCGGTAGCGTCCAGTTATTTATTGATGGACGTTGCGATACAAAAAATCCCGGTCTGGATAGAGAACCTGGCGATTTTGCGCGGCATGGGTGCCGGTTTTATTAAATCTGGCAACATCGATTTTTCCGGAAAAGCCGCCTTAATCTCACGCCTGGACGGCTTGCGCAGCGCCATCGCTGCAGCGACAGAAATGGATGCAGCCTTAAAACGCGCTGGGGAAACTATGAGCGCCGAGCAACAACTAGCGCTCAAAACAAGTACCGATTTCGCCGCAACGGTGCGCAAAAATTTGTTAGGTGAAAATATCGAAGGGGACGCTAGTGCCTACTTCGCACAAGCTAGCTTGGCGATAGAAAAAACCGTACTTCTACAAACCCATTTGCAAAACCGCTTAAACAGCATACTCAGCGAGCGTATTAGCGCGCTCACACTACAGCGCAATCTGACTATCTTCATTATGCTAGCTGCGCTGTTCGCCACCGCCTATTTGGTATTTGGTTTTTATCGGAGTTTTATATCGGCAATGGCCGATGTTGGCGCTTCCGCGCTCTCGGTGGCAAAGGGCGATCTGACCAAGCAAGTTCACATCGATGGTAAAGATGAATTAGCACAAACTGGTGATGCCCTAGAAAAAATGAATTTAAATTTGTCAGCACTCGTGGCAAATGTACGTACTAACTCCAGCATGGTGTCGCAACTCGGACAAATTTTAGCCGTTGGTATCAGCGACATGGCCATACGTACCGAACAGCAAGCATCGAGTCTGGAACAAACTTCGGCCAGTGTTGAAGATCTCGCTGCGACTGTCAAAAAGAATGCGGACAGCGCCAAATCGGCGGACAATCTGGCCTCGAATGTACGCTTAATCGCCGAATCGAGCGGTGACATCATGCATGCCGCAGTTGAAAGTATGCAGGGTATCCATACTAGCGCTAACAAGATGCAAGAGATCGTCAGCATGATAGACCGAATCGCGTTTCAGACCGATATCCTGGCGCTCAATGCTGCGGTTGAAGCCTCCCATGCGGGCACCCACGGTCTGGGTTTTGCCGTGGTAGCGAATGAGGTAAGAGCATTGGCTCAGCGTACCGCTGACGCCGCCCGCCAAATCCGGCGACTGATAGACGATGCGGTGTCTAAAGTAGAGACTGGTGTTGAGCAAATTAATGAGGTCAATCTCACTTTGGCCGACATCGTTAGCGGCATTCGAAATTTGGCGAGCAATACCAATTCGATTTCCACCGCTTCAGCCGATCAAAGCAATGGTTTAGCGCAGATCTCGGAAGCCATCCGGCATTTGGATGAGATCACACAAAGCAATGGCAAAATGGCAGAAGAAGCCAAGCATGCCTCTATCGACCTGGAAACACGTGCGCTGGCACTGACTGAAGCGGTATCGATGTTCAGATTGCGCCAAGGTACCGCCGATGAGGCGCATGCCTTAGTTAAAAAAGCCACGGCCCTATTCCACGTCAACGGTATGTCGACCTTGCAAAGAATCACCGATGATTATGACCACGTTTTTGCCGACCGCGATATGTATGTGTTTGCCTTTAACCGTGATGGACAATACCTCGCGTTTGCCGGTAACGCCGCCAAATTGGAAGTAAACCTCATGACCGTGAGTGGGCTTGACGGTCGCAAACTGGTCGAAGACGCCTTTGCACTCGGTGCCGTTGGCGGCTGGGTGGATTACACCATTGTCAATCCTGTGACAAAAAAAATAGAAACCAAAACCTCTTATCTGGAACCGATCTCCGCAGATATCGTGGTCGGTTGCGGTGTGTATAAATCGGCATAG